One segment of Coffea arabica cultivar ET-39 chromosome 7c, Coffea Arabica ET-39 HiFi, whole genome shotgun sequence DNA contains the following:
- the LOC113699208 gene encoding nicotinamidase 1-like: MESQTMDQLKKELPVEQETLVLSDDVKTGLVLVDIVNGFCTVGAGNLAPVAPDKQISGMVDESVRLAKMFCEKKWPIYALLDSHHPDIPEHPYPPHCIAGSDESKLVPALQWLEDEPNVTLRCKDCIDGFLGSIDKDGSNVFVDWVKTNQIKVILVVGICTDICVLDFVCSALSARTRRILTPLEDVIVYSPACATFDLPLHVAQNIKGALAHPQELMHHVGLYMAKGRGAKVASEVLFDIPVEI; encoded by the exons ATGGAGTCACAAACCATGGATCAATTGAAGAAGGAGCTACCAGTGGAGCAGGAGACCCTTGTGCTTTCTGATGACGTTAAGACTGGTCTTGTCCTTGTTGATATAGTCAATGGCTTCTGCACTGttggcgctggaaatttg GCTCCAGTTGCACCTGATAAACAAATTTCTGGGATGGTTGATGAGTCAGTTAGGCTTGCTAAAATGTTCTGTGAAAAGAAATGGCCTATATATGCCTTACTTGATTCTCATCATCCCGATATCCCTGAGCATCCTTACCCTCCTCATTGCATTGCAGGGAGTGATGAATCCAAACTGGTTCCTG CTCTACAGTGGTTAGAAGATGAACCTAATGTGACATTAAGGTGCAAGGATTGCATTGATGGCTTTCTTGGTTCAATTGATAAAGATGGTTCAAATGTCTTTGTGGATTGGGTGAAAACCAACCAGATCAAAGTT ATTTTGGTTGTAGGGATATGCACAGACATATGTGTGCTTGATTTTGTTTGCTCTGCACTTTCTGCGAGAACTCGAAGAATCCTTACCCCATTGGAAGATGTTATTGTATATTCCCCTGCCTGTGCTACTTTTGACCTTCCACTCCATGTTGCCCAAAACATCAAAGGTGCTTTAGCTCATCCTCAG GAGCTGATGCATCACGTTGGCCTTTACATGGCTAAAGGAAGGGGAGCCAAGGTAGCATCGGAAGTTTTGTTTGATATACCA